GGCGGTCGCGTTGTCCACCGCCACCTCGAGCACTATGGCGCCGCAGCCGCCGGCGCGCAGACGCTGTTCGGCCGCCAGAAGCAACTCCGAGCCGCAACCCCTCCTTCGTGCGCGTTTCTGGACATCGATGGTGATGATGTGTCCCGTCCGCCGCCGCGAGCTCTCCGCCACCAGGAACGCCGCAATGCCGCGACCATCCTCCTTGACCAGGGTGAACGCTCCGCGCCGCCGCATGTACTGGTGCAATTCCGGCTGCGAATACGAGATCCCTTCCGCGAAGCATTCCTGGTCGATGCTCCAAAGGGTCTCGAAATCATCAGGGGTCGCGTCGCGAATCATGGACTCGGCCTACGCCACCGTTTGTTTTAGCTGCCCGCAGGCGGCATAGATGTCGCGTCCGCGCGGCCGCCGGATGAAGGCCGGGATCCCCGCCTTGATCAGCACCTGCTGGAAGGCATGGACG
The nucleotide sequence above comes from Terriglobales bacterium. Encoded proteins:
- a CDS encoding N-acetyltransferase; protein product: MIRDATPDDFETLWSIDQECFAEGISYSQPELHQYMRRRGAFTLVKEDGRGIAAFLVAESSRRRTGHIITIDVQKRARRRGCGSELLLAAEQRLRAGGCGAIVLEVAVDNATAIRFYKRHGYSVVKTIPRYYLDSVDALLMGKPLPRAETGGR